The following are encoded in a window of Prochlorococcus marinus str. MIT 1013 genomic DNA:
- a CDS encoding DUF3038 domain-containing protein — translation MNKSNLVTTHNAYVNNGSKYHDTTVDKTFVNSAIANDTPRKLDFLILVIETLQINANDSLLLKAKDIGLSDDFSNRVKFWKLRCSNPLRNTYSFSSMSSDQINSLVKLISTMAENLYPLIRQLLSSKESKSLNEERWSLFTNRLKSLIRERMNIQRSYIASLLSNENNDFFRNLLVILSLSCGKGGANRLKASLYHQL, via the coding sequence ATGAATAAATCAAATTTAGTTACTACGCATAATGCATACGTCAATAATGGCTCAAAATATCATGACACTACTGTTGACAAGACTTTTGTTAATTCCGCCATCGCAAATGATACTCCAAGAAAACTTGATTTTTTGATTCTAGTTATTGAAACCCTACAAATCAATGCTAACGATTCCCTATTATTGAAAGCCAAGGATATTGGCTTGTCTGATGATTTTTCTAATAGAGTTAAATTTTGGAAATTGAGATGTTCTAACCCTTTAAGGAATACATATTCATTTTCATCTATGTCATCTGATCAGATTAATTCTCTTGTTAAACTTATTTCTACTATGGCAGAAAATCTCTACCCCCTTATTAGGCAATTACTTTCCTCAAAAGAATCTAAGTCTCTTAATGAAGAGCGATGGTCATTATTTACTAATCGTCTTAAGTCACTTATTCGCGAACGGATGAATATTCAACGTAGTTATATTGCATCCTTATTAAGCAATGAAAATAATGACTTTTTTAGAAATTTATTAGTTATTCTCTCTCTCTCCTGTGGAAAAGGAGGAGCTAATAGATTAAAAGCTTCTTTGTATCATCAATTATAG
- the dapB gene encoding 4-hydroxy-tetrahydrodipicolinate reductase, producing the protein MSSANQSIPVLVAGALGRMGSEVIKAIISSKDFQLVGAIDNQKDKEGQDVGPLIGLDPLDVFLSSDFEGSLCAASQNVPKDGSNKGAVLVDFTHPKVAYKHTRTSIAYGVHPVIGTTGITTDQLDDLSIFAEKASLGSAIIPNFSVGMVLLQQAAAAAARFYEFAELTEMHHNKKADAPSGTCIKTAELIEEQRTSFNKPLVKEEESIDGSRGGSRPSGLRLHSVRLPGLVAHQQVMFGSNGETYELAHNTIDRSAYMPGVLLVVKKIRSFNKLIYGLEKIL; encoded by the coding sequence ATGAGTTCTGCTAATCAATCAATACCAGTTTTAGTTGCAGGAGCTTTAGGTCGAATGGGATCTGAGGTTATTAAAGCAATTATTTCATCCAAAGATTTTCAACTTGTTGGCGCAATTGATAACCAAAAAGATAAAGAAGGTCAAGACGTAGGACCATTAATAGGTTTAGACCCACTTGATGTATTCCTTTCAAGCGATTTTGAAGGTTCTTTGTGTGCTGCAAGTCAGAATGTTCCTAAAGATGGTTCAAATAAAGGAGCTGTTCTAGTTGATTTCACGCATCCTAAAGTTGCTTATAAACACACCCGTACATCAATTGCGTATGGTGTTCATCCAGTAATTGGTACTACAGGAATAACAACAGATCAATTAGATGATCTTTCAATATTTGCAGAAAAGGCTTCTCTTGGTTCGGCTATTATTCCTAACTTTTCAGTAGGTATGGTTTTGCTGCAGCAAGCTGCCGCAGCGGCGGCTCGTTTTTATGAGTTCGCTGAATTGACAGAAATGCATCACAACAAAAAAGCTGATGCTCCAAGTGGAACATGCATTAAAACAGCTGAATTGATTGAGGAGCAACGTACATCTTTTAACAAACCCTTAGTAAAAGAAGAAGAATCTATCGATGGTTCTCGAGGTGGATCTCGTCCTAGCGGCTTGAGACTTCATTCTGTAAGATTACCCGGTCTTGTTGCTCATCAACAAGTCATGTTTGGTTCTAATGGAGAGACTTATGAGTTAGCTCACAACACTATTGATCGTTCTGCTTATATGCCTGGAGTGCTATTAGTTGTTAAAAAAATCAGATCATTCAATAAATTGATTTATGGACTAGAAAAAATCCTATAA
- a CDS encoding RNA-binding S4 domain-containing protein, translating into MKLDQFMKFIGIVQTGGEAKLIIKAGKISVNGIVEQRRGRKLIDGDQIIFANETYIVPNSDPLGRKLARRDK; encoded by the coding sequence ATGAAATTGGATCAATTCATGAAATTTATTGGAATCGTTCAGACTGGAGGAGAAGCAAAATTGATTATTAAAGCAGGAAAAATATCAGTTAATGGCATAGTGGAACAAAGAAGAGGTAGAAAATTAATTGATGGTGATCAAATTATTTTTGCAAATGAAACATACATTGTTCCTAATTCTGATCCTCTAGGCCGTAAGTTGGCAAGAAGAGACAAATGA
- the tpiA gene encoding triose-phosphate isomerase gives MRKPVIAGNWKMNMTCTDAIEYMRVLIPLLKDIAKKNREVVIAPPFTALYPLSEFIKDTNEYLSLSSQNVHWEDSGAYTAEVSPLMLNELSVKCAIVGHSEPRKYFSESDEQINKRAQSAQDHQLIPIVCVGETIEQREMGEAERVIRRQIDQGLEGIDVKRLIVAYEPIWAIGTGKTCEANEANRICGLIRKWTGYEDVIIQYGGSVKSNNIDEIMSMSDIDGVLVGGASLDPINFARIANYETI, from the coding sequence GTGCGTAAACCGGTCATCGCAGGGAATTGGAAGATGAACATGACTTGTACTGATGCGATTGAGTACATGCGGGTATTGATCCCCTTATTGAAAGACATAGCAAAAAAAAATAGGGAAGTTGTTATAGCTCCCCCATTTACAGCTCTATACCCACTCTCTGAGTTCATTAAGGACACAAACGAATATCTTTCTTTGTCTAGCCAAAATGTTCATTGGGAGGATAGTGGAGCCTATACAGCCGAGGTGTCTCCTCTCATGCTTAACGAGCTGTCAGTTAAATGTGCAATTGTTGGACACAGCGAACCACGAAAATATTTTAGTGAAAGTGATGAGCAAATAAATAAGAGAGCCCAATCGGCTCAAGATCATCAATTAATTCCAATTGTGTGTGTTGGGGAAACTATTGAACAAAGAGAGATGGGTGAAGCAGAAAGGGTTATTAGAAGGCAAATTGATCAGGGTCTTGAAGGCATAGATGTAAAAAGGCTCATAGTCGCTTATGAACCAATTTGGGCCATAGGAACTGGTAAAACATGTGAAGCTAATGAGGCTAATAGAATTTGTGGACTAATTCGAAAATGGACTGGTTACGAAGACGTCATTATTCAATACGGTGGATCAGTTAAATCAAATAATATTGATGAGATTATGTCTATGTCAGATATTGATGGTGTATTAGTTGGTGGAGCCTCTTTAGATCCTATAAATTTTGCGAGAATTGCTAACTACGAAACAATATAG
- the folP gene encoding dihydropteroate synthase, whose amino-acid sequence MAIVNITEDSFSDGGIYIDLPSAINHSSLCIKHGAHILDIGAQSTRPGASEVGTEIEINRLVPLIRELKLLHPEIPISVDTFHHSVAEKVLNVGADWINDISGGRHDPEILSVIADKGCPYILTHSRGNSMTMDSLAKYTNVVKDVKNELSNQIDLALSKGVKNEQIIIDPGIGFAKNVDQNLILLKNIEQFVSMNYPVLIGASRKRFIGSVINEPDPSKRIFGTSAVVSRCVIAGVDILRVHDVKQISQVIIMTKSII is encoded by the coding sequence ATGGCAATAGTAAACATCACGGAAGATTCATTTAGTGATGGAGGAATTTATATTGACTTACCATCTGCAATTAATCATTCATCATTATGCATTAAACATGGAGCACATATTTTAGATATTGGTGCACAGAGCACCCGACCTGGCGCATCTGAGGTTGGAACAGAAATTGAAATTAATAGATTGGTTCCTTTAATAAGAGAATTAAAATTATTACACCCCGAGATTCCAATTTCTGTAGACACATTTCATCATTCTGTTGCTGAGAAAGTATTAAATGTTGGTGCAGACTGGATTAATGATATTAGTGGTGGTCGTCATGATCCTGAAATCTTAAGTGTTATTGCTGATAAAGGTTGTCCATATATTTTGACGCATAGTCGTGGAAATAGTATGACAATGGACTCATTAGCTAAATATACAAACGTTGTCAAAGATGTAAAAAATGAATTATCAAATCAAATAGATTTAGCATTATCTAAAGGTGTTAAAAATGAACAAATTATAATTGATCCTGGAATAGGTTTTGCAAAGAATGTCGATCAAAACTTAATTTTGCTGAAAAATATAGAGCAATTTGTTTCTATGAATTATCCAGTTTTAATAGGAGCTTCTAGAAAAAGATTTATTGGGTCAGTTATAAATGAACCTGACCCTTCAAAAAGAATATTTGGAACATCAGCGGTGGTTTCTAGATGTGTGATTGCTGGAGTTGATATTTTACGAGTTCATGATGTTAAACAAATTTCACAGGTTATAATAATGACAAAATCAATTATTTAA
- a CDS encoding DUF2949 domain-containing protein — MITTNSSIDKPSEDLCNFIIDKLGISQSALELGIKRSSLENTPLPIVMWSYGLITLTQLKIILMWLKDN, encoded by the coding sequence ATGATAACTACTAATAGCTCTATTGATAAACCCTCCGAGGATTTGTGTAATTTTATTATTGATAAACTTGGCATAAGTCAGAGTGCATTAGAATTAGGTATAAAAAGATCTTCTTTGGAAAATACTCCATTACCTATAGTCATGTGGAGTTATGGGTTGATAACTTTAACTCAACTAAAGATAATACTTATGTGGCTAAAAGATAATTAA
- a CDS encoding magnesium chelatase subunit H, protein MFTQVRSANRRVSPVENHSHKAVMKAVYVVLEPQYQNALTQAANSLNSQNGPIGIELNGYLIEELRDTTNYESFKKDIEKADLFVASLIFIEDLAQKVVEAVEPHKEKLKAAVVFPSMPEVMRLNKLGTFSMAQLGQSKSIIGDFMKKRKEAGGAGFQDSMLKLLNTLPSILKYLPVDKAQDARSFMLSFQYWLGGTPDNLRNFLLMLGDKYVFPELNLEKEKVEIAEPEVFPDLGIWHPLAPNMFEDKKEYLNWTSSRDDLSNKAKEGPVIGLVLQRSHIVTGDDAHYVAVIQELEYRGATVIPIFCGGLDFSKPVNEFYYDPINTDTPIVDGVVSLTGFALVGGPARQDHPKAVEALKKLNRPYMVALPLVFQTTQEWEGSDLGLHPVQVALQIAIPELDGAIEPIVLSGRDDATGKAHTLQDRVDAIAERAIRWSSLRIKKRDQKKLAITVFSFPPDKGNVGTAAYLDVFGSIYRVLEEMKQKGYDIKDLPKNPKALMETLINDPEALQGSPELSIAHRMTVNEYEKLTPYSERLEENWGKPPGNLNSDGQNLLIYGKEFGNVFVGVQPTFGYEGDPMRLLYSRSASPHHGFAAYYTYLEKVWKADAVLHFGTHGSLEFMPGKQMGMSETCYPDSLIGGLPNLYYYAANNPSEATIAKRRGYASTISYLTPPAENAGLYKGLKELGELVGSYQQLRESGRGIQIVNAIVETSKKCNLDEDVKLPEKDASELEIEERDLVVGNVYKQLMEIESRLLPCGLHTIGKPATAEEAIATLVSIASIERENDGIRSLPGLLAESKGKTIEEVYEGNNKGKLEDVELNKLITETSRDAVGSMVKSLTGRDGRVNMKKNIWTLIVEFLRGIGFSIPSPWQASAKKAGFENVNTSSLDKLFDYLRFCLEQICADKEMESLLKALDGDYVIPGPGGDPIRNPGVLPSGKNIHALDPQSIPTIAAVASAKGVVDKLIERQKEEQGTWPETIACVLWGTDNIKTYGESLAQILWFVGVKPKPDSVGRVNKLELLSLEELGRPRIDVVVNCSGVFRDLFINQMALIDQAVKMAAEADEPLDQNFVRKHALEQAEKEGKSIRESASRVFSNASGSYSSNVNLAVENSTWEEENELQEMYLSRKTYAFNADNPGEMNQNRDVFESVMKTADVTFQNLDSSEISLTDVSHYFDSDPTNLIKNLRDDGKAPSSYIADTTTANAQVRSLSETIRLDSRTKLLNPKWYEGMLKSGYEGVREVSNRLNYTLGWSATSGQVDNFVYEESNETFINDPEMRKRLMELNPHSFRRIVGTLLEVNGRGYWETSDENIEQLKELYQEVEDRIEGVNTED, encoded by the coding sequence ATGTTTACACAGGTTCGCTCAGCCAATCGCAGAGTTTCACCTGTTGAGAATCACAGCCATAAAGCAGTGATGAAAGCTGTTTATGTGGTTCTTGAGCCTCAATATCAAAATGCTCTTACTCAAGCTGCAAACTCTTTAAATTCACAAAATGGTCCTATTGGAATTGAACTTAATGGATATTTAATTGAGGAACTTAGAGATACAACTAATTATGAAAGCTTTAAAAAAGATATAGAAAAAGCTGATTTATTTGTAGCTTCACTGATTTTTATTGAAGATTTGGCGCAAAAAGTTGTTGAAGCAGTCGAACCTCATAAGGAAAAGCTTAAAGCGGCGGTGGTTTTTCCATCAATGCCTGAAGTGATGCGATTGAACAAATTGGGAACTTTTTCTATGGCCCAGTTAGGTCAAAGCAAAAGCATAATTGGCGATTTTATGAAGAAGAGGAAAGAAGCTGGCGGAGCTGGCTTTCAAGATTCAATGTTGAAACTTCTAAATACTCTTCCTTCAATTCTTAAATATCTTCCAGTAGACAAGGCACAAGACGCTCGAAGTTTTATGCTTAGTTTTCAGTATTGGTTAGGCGGTACTCCTGATAATCTAAGAAACTTCCTACTAATGCTTGGAGATAAATATGTATTTCCAGAACTTAATCTAGAAAAAGAAAAAGTTGAAATTGCAGAGCCTGAAGTTTTCCCTGATTTAGGAATTTGGCACCCTTTAGCGCCAAATATGTTTGAAGATAAAAAAGAATATCTCAATTGGACATCTTCTAGAGATGACCTATCAAATAAGGCTAAAGAAGGTCCAGTAATTGGTCTTGTACTCCAAAGAAGTCATATTGTTACTGGAGATGATGCACACTACGTTGCAGTAATTCAAGAACTGGAATATAGGGGAGCAACAGTCATACCCATTTTTTGTGGTGGATTAGATTTTTCTAAGCCAGTTAATGAGTTTTATTACGATCCAATCAACACTGACACACCAATTGTGGACGGAGTTGTATCTCTTACAGGTTTTGCACTTGTAGGAGGCCCTGCAAGGCAAGATCATCCAAAAGCAGTCGAGGCTTTAAAAAAGCTTAATCGACCTTACATGGTTGCTCTGCCACTTGTTTTCCAAACTACACAAGAATGGGAAGGCAGTGATCTAGGTCTTCATCCAGTTCAAGTTGCACTTCAGATTGCAATTCCTGAATTAGATGGTGCTATTGAGCCAATAGTTTTATCTGGTCGAGACGATGCCACTGGCAAAGCTCATACACTTCAAGACAGAGTAGATGCAATAGCTGAGAGGGCTATTAGATGGTCATCACTAAGAATTAAAAAACGTGACCAGAAGAAATTAGCTATCACTGTATTTAGTTTTCCGCCTGACAAAGGAAATGTTGGAACAGCTGCTTACTTAGACGTTTTTGGCTCTATTTATAGAGTTTTAGAAGAAATGAAGCAAAAAGGTTATGACATAAAAGATTTACCTAAGAATCCAAAAGCATTGATGGAAACATTAATAAATGATCCTGAGGCTTTACAAGGTTCTCCTGAACTATCCATAGCTCATCGAATGACTGTCAATGAATATGAAAAATTAACTCCATATTCTGAGAGGCTTGAAGAGAATTGGGGAAAACCACCGGGAAACTTAAATAGTGATGGACAAAATCTTCTTATATATGGAAAAGAATTTGGGAATGTATTTGTTGGAGTACAACCAACTTTTGGATATGAAGGTGATCCAATGAGATTGCTTTACTCCAGAAGTGCTAGTCCTCATCATGGTTTTGCCGCTTATTACACTTATTTAGAAAAAGTTTGGAAGGCAGATGCTGTTCTTCATTTTGGAACCCACGGATCTCTTGAATTCATGCCTGGAAAACAAATGGGTATGAGTGAGACTTGTTATCCCGATTCTTTAATTGGAGGTTTACCTAATCTTTATTACTACGCAGCAAATAATCCTTCGGAAGCGACAATCGCCAAAAGAAGAGGTTATGCCTCAACAATTAGCTATTTAACTCCCCCAGCTGAAAATGCAGGACTATATAAAGGTCTCAAAGAACTTGGAGAATTAGTTGGTTCTTATCAACAATTACGTGAAAGTGGAAGAGGAATTCAAATTGTTAACGCAATAGTTGAAACATCAAAGAAATGTAATCTTGATGAAGATGTAAAACTTCCTGAAAAAGATGCCTCCGAATTAGAAATAGAAGAAAGAGATTTGGTCGTCGGAAATGTTTATAAACAATTAATGGAAATTGAAAGTCGATTATTACCTTGCGGATTGCACACTATTGGAAAACCAGCTACTGCTGAAGAAGCTATTGCAACTTTGGTAAGTATCGCATCCATAGAAAGAGAGAATGATGGAATCAGATCATTACCAGGTTTATTAGCTGAATCAAAAGGAAAAACAATCGAAGAAGTTTATGAAGGTAATAACAAGGGTAAATTAGAAGATGTTGAACTTAATAAGTTAATTACAGAGACATCAAGAGACGCTGTTGGCTCAATGGTTAAGTCTCTAACAGGAAGGGATGGGAGAGTAAATATGAAGAAGAATATTTGGACACTAATTGTTGAGTTCTTAAGAGGTATCGGCTTCTCAATCCCATCACCATGGCAAGCATCGGCTAAGAAAGCAGGTTTTGAGAATGTAAATACAAGTTCACTAGATAAATTGTTTGATTATTTGAGATTTTGCTTAGAGCAGATATGTGCAGATAAAGAAATGGAAAGCCTTTTAAAAGCTCTAGACGGTGATTATGTTATTCCTGGCCCAGGAGGAGATCCTATAAGGAACCCTGGAGTATTACCAAGTGGCAAAAACATTCATGCCTTAGATCCACAATCGATACCAACAATAGCGGCTGTGGCATCAGCTAAAGGTGTAGTTGACAAACTTATTGAAAGACAAAAAGAGGAGCAAGGAACATGGCCTGAAACTATTGCTTGCGTACTTTGGGGTACAGACAATATAAAAACGTATGGAGAATCACTTGCTCAAATCCTTTGGTTTGTAGGTGTAAAACCAAAGCCAGACTCTGTTGGAAGAGTAAATAAATTAGAGCTCCTATCACTTGAAGAATTAGGAAGACCAAGAATTGATGTGGTAGTGAACTGTTCTGGTGTATTTAGAGATTTGTTTATTAATCAAATGGCATTGATTGATCAAGCGGTAAAGATGGCTGCGGAAGCAGATGAACCACTTGATCAAAATTTCGTAAGAAAACATGCTCTCGAACAGGCAGAAAAGGAAGGGAAAAGTATTAGGGAATCTGCAAGCAGAGTTTTCTCAAATGCAAGCGGAAGTTATAGCTCGAATGTCAATTTGGCAGTCGAAAATTCAACATGGGAAGAAGAAAATGAGTTACAAGAAATGTACCTTTCAAGGAAAACTTATGCTTTCAACGCTGATAATCCAGGAGAAATGAATCAAAACAGAGATGTATTTGAATCAGTCATGAAAACAGCTGACGTTACATTTCAAAACCTTGATTCATCAGAAATATCCTTAACAGATGTAAGTCATTATTTTGATTCTGATCCGACAAATTTAATTAAAAACCTTAGAGATGATGGTAAAGCTCCAAGTAGTTATATAGCAGACACAACTACAGCCAATGCTCAGGTCAGATCATTAAGTGAAACTATTAGATTGGATTCTAGAACAAAATTACTTAACCCAAAATGGTACGAAGGAATGCTCAAGTCTGGTTATGAGGGCGTAAGAGAGGTATCTAATAGACTTAACTACACGTTAGGATGGAGTGCAACTAGTGGACAAGTTGATAATTTTGTATATGAAGAATCTAATGAAACTTTTATAAATGATCCAGAGATGAGAAAAAGATTAATGGAATTGAATCCTCATAGTTTTAGAAGAATAGTTGGTACATTATTGGAAGTTAATGGGAGAGGATATTGGGAAACATCCGATGAAAACATTGAGCAATTAAAAGAACTTTATCAAGAAGTAGAAGATAGAATTGAAGGAGTTAATACAGAAGATTAG
- a CDS encoding adenine phosphoribosyltransferase, whose product MENLKKYINEINDFPKEGIVFKDINPIYKKPKIWNELMLPLQKLISTTNPDYIAGIESRGFISASALAFKYEVGFIPIRKPNKLPGKVIGLNYKLEYGEDRLEIQQNSFEKDSKIIVIDDLLATGGTAACAGKLIREAGGNLIGYAFLVELTELKGRKNLDTNLFVESLIQY is encoded by the coding sequence ATGGAAAACTTAAAAAAATATATAAATGAAATAAATGATTTTCCAAAAGAAGGAATAGTCTTCAAAGACATTAACCCCATATATAAAAAGCCGAAGATATGGAATGAATTAATGTTACCTCTACAAAAGCTAATTTCTACTACGAATCCAGATTATATAGCTGGCATAGAATCCAGAGGATTTATTTCTGCATCAGCGTTAGCATTTAAATATGAGGTTGGTTTTATTCCTATTAGAAAACCTAATAAATTACCAGGAAAAGTAATCGGTCTTAATTATAAGCTTGAGTATGGTGAAGACAGATTAGAAATCCAGCAGAATTCATTTGAAAAAGATAGCAAAATCATTGTTATAGATGATTTGCTAGCGACAGGAGGAACCGCTGCTTGTGCAGGCAAGTTAATCAGAGAAGCAGGAGGTAATTTAATAGGATACGCTTTTCTTGTAGAGCTTACCGAACTCAAAGGGAGAAAGAATTTAGATACTAATTTGTTTGTAGAAAGTTTAATCCAGTATTAA
- a CDS encoding FAD-dependent monooxygenase: MNIAIIGSGLTGSLAAISLAHAGCRVDLYERLSDEELINRDRTYAITHSSRKLLEKVGIWSRLVSHLIPFQYLNVIDYEINKKFQFLIEDLSIENRNYLAVGWIAEHKNIMLSILEVISRIENINKIPTSVIPNTNNYDLIVAADGSNSTTKKKLKTPSFNFNYDQMCITAKVLLRGVKSNEAFEILNSEGPFAVLPLGGDLFQLICSQSMLKGSYNISLSKSLFLDYLSTLLPYGIELDTIVDKPSSFPINFVFNYSFFSGKFIYLGETAHKLHPVGGQGLNLCWRDVDCLSKLISISFLKNNHSFIPFIYSISRIVDVLSISILTDSLVRYSRSNINIFLLPRKFIFYILKKSAFLRKHIINIMTNGL, encoded by the coding sequence ATGAATATAGCAATTATTGGTTCTGGATTAACAGGATCTTTGGCAGCAATATCATTAGCACATGCTGGTTGTAGAGTTGATCTATATGAGAGATTATCGGATGAAGAACTTATAAATAGAGATCGAACATACGCTATCACACATTCCTCTAGAAAATTATTAGAAAAAGTTGGGATATGGTCTCGATTAGTTTCCCATTTGATTCCATTTCAGTATCTAAATGTAATTGATTATGAAATAAATAAAAAGTTTCAATTTCTTATTGAAGATTTAAGTATTGAAAACCGAAATTATTTAGCAGTTGGTTGGATTGCAGAACATAAAAATATAATGCTATCAATTTTAGAAGTAATATCACGAATTGAAAATATTAATAAAATCCCTACATCTGTAATACCTAATACAAATAATTATGACCTTATTGTTGCCGCAGATGGATCAAATTCTACTACAAAAAAGAAACTTAAAACCCCCTCATTTAATTTTAATTATGATCAAATGTGTATTACCGCAAAGGTTTTATTAAGAGGTGTAAAGTCTAATGAAGCATTTGAAATTTTAAATTCAGAAGGTCCATTTGCTGTTTTACCTCTGGGTGGCGATTTATTTCAATTAATATGTAGTCAATCTATGTTAAAAGGTTCTTATAATATTAGTTTATCTAAATCATTATTTTTAGACTATTTATCAACACTTCTACCATACGGTATCGAACTAGATACTATTGTCGACAAACCTAGTTCATTTCCAATAAATTTTGTGTTTAACTATTCTTTTTTTTCAGGTAAATTTATTTATTTAGGAGAAACTGCTCACAAATTACATCCTGTAGGTGGGCAAGGATTAAATCTATGTTGGAGAGATGTCGATTGCCTTTCAAAATTAATTTCTATTTCATTTTTAAAAAATAATCATTCTTTTATTCCATTTATATATTCAATTTCAAGAATAGTTGATGTTTTATCAATATCTATCTTAACTGATAGTTTGGTTAGATATTCTAGAAGTAACATTAATATCTTCTTACTGCCAAGGAAATTTATTTTCTATATTTTAAAAAAATCTGCTTTTCTTAGAAAACATATTATTAATATAATGACTAATGGATTATAG